The genomic region TTTCCTTTCTTTTTGTAAAACGATTTTTGCACAAAGGGTGCGACTTTAGACTAGAAAATTTCTGTTGTATTTACTATTAAGGCTATAAATATATAGTATCTACAACCAATGTTCAATTTTTATTAAGTTAAGATAAATGAATATAAAACCCATAGGATTAAAAAGTAAAATGGCTGAAATTTTGGGCTAGAATGTGTAAAAAGGTAAAATTGGAGGCGTTTAAAAAAACTTCTCCCAAATCGTGCCTTGTGGGGTGTCCATCAAAGCGATTTTTTGTTTCAAAAGCTCTTCTCTGATGTTATCGGCTTTTAAAAAATCTTTTTGCTCTTTGGCGCGTTTTCTTTCTTCTATTTTGCTTTCAATTTCCTGTTTTTCGCTTCCACTCACGCCTAACTGGAAATACGCGCTAGGGTCTTTAAACCCGATGCCAAGCAGTTCTTCTATGAATTTCAAATTCGCTAAAATTTCGCCCTTCAAAGCCTTGTTTTTAGGGTTTTGATCCAGTTTTTCATTCGTAGAAGAAAGCATGCTTTCTAAAACGCTCAACGCTTTGGAAATGTTTAAATCATCTTGCATGCATTCTAAAATTTCTTTTTTAAAGTTTGGATTTATCCCTCCCAAAGTCCCTAAAACGCGCTGTTTCAAGCGATAGATTTTATCCAAGCGTTTTTTACTCATTAACAAGTCTTCTTCATTGAAATTCAAAACAGAGCGATAATGCACCCCTAGTAAGTAATTGCGCAAAATTTCGCCATCATAGTTTTTCAGGGCGTCTTTAACAAAAAAGCTATTCCCTAAACTTTTAGACATTTTTTCATTGTTGATATTCACAAAGCCGTTATGCATCCAGTATTTGGCAAGCTCCACGCCAAAGGCGCAACGGGTTTGGCACGCTTCATTTTCATGGTGGGGGAATAACAAATCCGCTCCGCCTGCATGGATGTCAATTTGATAAGGGGTGTTAGCGAGCGCTAAAGTTTCAAAAACCATGCTAGAGCATTCTATATGCCAGCCAGGGCGCCCTTTGCCTAAAGGGCTATCAAAGCCCACATCATTATCCCCCTTATAGCTTTTCCATAACACAAAATCCTGCTCAAGCCGTTTTTCTTGCACCAAACCGATACGGCTAAATTCCATACTGCTATTATGCACGCTCAAAGAGCCGTAATCTTTATCCTTGCTCGTGTCTAAATAAATATCCCCATTAGAGACTCTATAAGCGAAATTTTTTTCTAAAAGCGTTTCAATCATGCGCACCATAGCGTCTAAATACTCGCTCGCTTTAGGCTCTAGGCTGGGTTGTTTCACGTTCAAAGCGTTCAAATCCCTCGTGTAAGATTCAATGTAAATACTGCTTAATTCTTGAATGCTTTTGCTTTCTTTTAGGGCTTTGTTGATGATTTTATCGTCAATATCCGTGAAATTCCTTACTAACACCACTTCATAGCCGCTTAATTCAAGCGTGCGCCTTAACAAATCAAAAGCAATCGCGCTCCTAGCATGCCCTAAATGAGCGTCATCATACACCGTAGGCCCGCACACATAAATATTCGCCTTTTTTTCAACTAAAGGCTCAAAAGGGACTTTTTGTTTTAATTTGGTATCATAAATAAACATTTAAAAACCTTGAAAATAATAAAATAAATATAAATGTGTAACCCACGATTTGAACGCTAAGAGTAATAAGATTTCCACGCAAGCGAGGAAAAGAATTACAAGCCATAATTTCAAATTTTTAATTATACCCAAGAATGGTTGAAAGCCAAACGCTTTTATCGTTAAAACGAATAAAAATAACCCGCTCAAACTATTCGCTAAAGCCAAACCTAAAACCCCTAACAAAGGCATCAAACTCAAAGAAGCCGCTAAACCTAAAAAAGCGAAATCAAAGAGATTTTAGCTGCTTTTTTTTGCTCTAATTTCGCATAAAGCCACAAAGAAAAGAGTTTGGTTAGCCCAAAAGGGAGCAAGCCTAAAAGATAGAGCGAAAAGACTTGCGAAGTGATTAGGGTGTCTTTAGGGCTAAATTGCCCCCTTTCAAATAAAAGCTCTGTGATTTCTTTATTTAACATTATCCCCCAATGCTGCAAAGAAGCAAAACCCCCACCAAAAAAAACCACGCCTTTTGCAAGCGCTGTAAGATTAAATCCTGCTGATTGTTTTTAATGGCGATCGCAATGCTAGGGAAAAGGGCTGTGGATATGGCTATGGCAAATAAAGCTAAAGGGAGCTGGAAGACTCTATTAGCGTAATACAAATAAGACACGCTCCCGCTCGCTAAAAAAGAGGCTATCGTGGTGTCTAAAAAAGAAGCGATCTGAGCGCTAGAATTGCCTAAGACGCTGGGGAGGAATTGCTTGAAAAACCCTTTCAAATCCCTTTTAACCCTTTGAGAGCGGTATTTTTTTTTGGCGGCGTTTTTAGTCTTAAAACCCAACAACCCTTTAAACAATAAAGCCCATAAGCCCAATTTGACTAAAGGATAAAAGTGCAATAAAATTTGAGCCACGCCCCCTAAAAGCACGCCATAACTCAAATAATACAACGCTTCTAAATGCGTTTTTTCTTTAGAAACAAAAAGGGCTAAAATCATGCATAAATTGAGTAAGCTTGCACTATAAGCGCTGGCAAAAAAGCTGT from Helicobacter pylori harbors:
- the cysS gene encoding cysteine--tRNA ligase; translated protein: MFIYDTKLKQKVPFEPLVEKKANIYVCGPTVYDDAHLGHARSAIAFDLLRRTLELSGYEVVLVRNFTDIDDKIINKALKESKSIQELSSIYIESYTRDLNALNVKQPSLEPKASEYLDAMVRMIETLLEKNFAYRVSNGDIYLDTSKDKDYGSLSVHNSSMEFSRIGLVQEKRLEQDFVLWKSYKGDNDVGFDSPLGKGRPGWHIECSSMVFETLALANTPYQIDIHAGGADLLFPHHENEACQTRCAFGVELAKYWMHNGFVNINNEKMSKSLGNSFFVKDALKNYDGEILRNYLLGVHYRSVLNFNEEDLLMSKKRLDKIYRLKQRVLGTLGGINPNFKKEILECMQDDLNISKALSVLESMLSSTNEKLDQNPKNKALKGEILANLKFIEELLGIGFKDPSAYFQLGVSGSEKQEIESKIEERKRAKEQKDFLKADNIREELLKQKIALMDTPQGTIWEKFF